The Neospora caninum Liverpool complete genome, chromosome X genome includes a region encoding these proteins:
- a CDS encoding putative membrane fatty acid desaturase, translated as MSSRDAVCAQSLGTEGEAPVRQPAPSKGKDLSQSPDLPGNEGAALTSDVSGKSEDGRSRLSKASETDQLVAPFAEDGTPQDFHWTTQPIPHSYRRRTILEKHPEVEELYGYDIREAVIGALSVFLNLYIGYKVVQWQLGWPAVVLCTVVISATINHSLFLVMHEASHMLLLPKRWMNELFAIFSNLPMGTPAGISFMRYHLDHHAYTGVDVVDADIPSEIEGRLFNSRLGKFIFVLLLPFTYSLRPMLRAPKKPTFMEAVNWVVIILWDIFVYKHLGGKGLFYFVGGSFLSMSIHPLNGHLISEHYQFPRGEKLQETYSAYGWENLLTYNCGYHLEHHDFPRIPGSRLPKLHSIAKEFYDLPHHTSWARVVWDFIMTKEVSPFSRVKRVATRGGKIPFPHKQFLADEVNELGPFWTGPKAECQGTAPDTKKAQ; from the coding sequence ATGtcgagcagagacgcggtGTGCGCCCAGTCGCTGGGGACCGAGGGGGAGGCGCCTGTTCGGCAACCTGCGCCTTCGAAGGGAAAAGACCTTTCCCAGAGTCCCGATTTGCCTGGAAACGAAGGTGCGGCACTCACTTCAGATGTTTCCGGCAAAAGTGAAGATGGTAGATCCCGTCTCTCGAAAGCCTCGGAGACAGACCAGCTTGTCGCGCCGTTCGCTGAGGACGGCACACCGCAGGACTTCCATTGGACGACACAGCCGATACCGCACTCCTACCGGAGACGTACGATTCTCGAAAAGCATCCAGAGGTCGAGGAGCTGTATGGATATGACATACGCGAGGCTGTAATTGGGGCgttgtctgtttttttgaATCTTTATATCGGATACAAAGTTGTGCAGTGGCAGCTGGGATGGCCCGCGGTTGTGCTGTGTACGGTCGTCATAAGCGCCACAATCAACCAttccctctttcttgtcATGCACGAGGCGTCCCACATGCTGTTGCTTCCAAAGCGGTGGATGAATGAGTTGTTTGCCATCTTCAGCAATTTGCCAATGGGCACCCCTGCCGGTATCAGCTTCATGCGGTACCATTTAGATCATCACGCCTATACGGGTGTGGATGTTGTCGATGCAGATATCCCCAGTGAGATTGAGGGGCGGTTGTTCAACTCCCGACTGGGCAAATTCATTTTCGTGCTCCTCTTGCCATTTACCTATTCGCTGAGGCCGATGCTGCGAGCCCCCAAAAAGCCTACCTTCATGGAAGCGGTCAACTGGGTAGTTATTATTCTCTGGGACATTTTCGTGTATAAGCATCTCGGAGGGAAAGGCCTCTTCTACTTTGTCGGCGGTTCCTTTTTGTCCATGTCCATTCACCCCTTGAATGGTCACCTCATTTCGGAACACTATCAGTTTCCCAGGGGCGAGAAGCTCCAGGAAACGTACAGCGCATATGGGTGGGAAAACCTGCTCACATACAACTGCGGGTACCACCTCGAGCACCACGACTTCCCACGTATTCCTGGATCTCGGCTGCCGAAACTGCACAGTATTGCGAAAGAGTTCTATGACTTGCCTCACCACACTTCCTGGGCACGGGTCGTGTGGGACTTCATCATGACGAAGGAGGTCAGTCCCTTCAGCCGCGTCAAACGCGTCGCCACCCGAGGCGGGAAAATCCCCTTCCCCCACAAACAATTTCTTGCCGACGAAGTAAACGAACTCGGCCCCTTCTGGACGGGACCCAAAGCCGAATGCCAGGGAACCGCCCCTGACACGAAGAAGGCCCAGTAA
- a CDS encoding putative Tyrosine kinase-like (TKL) protein, translated as MDSLQIMSFEDASAFAEQTVHKLGQLSPSKGGVGHKQEAYLEGARVVSSANSKVVAPSSLSGSKHTPPSTRLSNPRPAEAAGANKVHAESLAHQRGKPDWAALEGVQALVDTLYEGSGKSPLHLQRFQARASRPLEGAGSETTPDLSTSNATSHDRQISGGSAPRSDTRHTPRQSSVASRESLMASEDLCLAPPPSCAATEASTRPRPRACPGSSVRAACAEESGGEDSILPRADSASALHSLVSTGQAAASPRAVSHFTFALSPGKGPQPSLDRLPSFLVYPEAHTTSDVSEAAAPSVQENVARASRVVSPPQTLSSCRLVYDAASARPHTSRPARGLGTSPQTPEESPLRLPDSGRRLPVSSQACDGPVKMGNPDGTSETTDQANCVNCVTGRGPGGVTSTPQTAQGQFVSPAPPPSPEQVERFPLDAEVTPKYPQLGLVSGPHPGMIGSGWQQRRRVSRKKEGSQKPATRGMSQARATTPIQMVDKSGNDDSDQKGARDVPSHGPASSHDAAALPSTLGVSCPFEVPLAEVFMQGVIGKGATSSVYRAEWRGSPVACKIVSLPVGGSAASRAPQIRQVIQDFRQELGVMSRLKHRNLVGLKGAGTRNPPLFMLTELCAGGSLFDLLHKGVKKVNPAEEATAEEGTPSSTGTQPASSLQDPKDEPYRAAVASMLECLTSQASPGANEHAAPSEDAGGGFWAFLGRLAPFAAKKETSPAQRPFRAPGASTAPSSHGTEDILFSRGSAVPLSWKLRAQIALDLAEGCRYLHSVNLVHRDIKSLNVLLTEANVDGVNADEKPLAKLADFGCTVLTPGGLGAVGGTTGGPSVPAAGWAGTVLWMAPEVLAKQGCTDKSDVYSFAIVLYELLSNRIPFQELQGTPAYERLPELIPCGLRPNISSNALPRDLPQGLRNLMESCWRKDPANRPPFTHIVKALEIIIEEL; from the exons ATGGATTCTCTACAGATTATGTCCTTCGAGGACGCGTCGGCATTTGCTGAACAGACAGTGCATAAGCTGGGGCAACTGTCTCCAAGCAAAGGGGGAGTGGGACACAAACAGGAGGCCTACCTAGAAGGCGCACGCGTTGTTTCTTCAGCTAACTCAAAGGTCGTGGCGCCGTCCAGTCTCTCGGGGTCAAAGCACACTCCCCCGTCGACTCGGCTTTCAAACCCCCGgccggcggaggcggcaggaGCCAACAAGGTCCACGCTGAAAGTCTGGCGCATCAGCGAGGTAAGCCCGATTGGGCCGCACTCGAGGGTGTGCAGGCCTTGGTCGACACGCTGTACGAAGGGAGTGGAAAGTCGCCTCTGCACTTGCAGAGGTTTCAGGCTCGGGCGTCCAGGCCTTTGGAAGGCGCTGGAAGTGAAACTACCCCTGACTTGAGTACGTCGAACGCGACTAGCCACGATCGACAGATCAGCGGCGGATCCGCCCCCCGATCCGATACGCGACACACTCCTCGGCAGAGTTCGGTCGCCAGTCGAGAGTCTCTGATGGCGTCTGAAgacctctgtctcgcgccgccCCCCTCCTGTGCTGCAACGGAGGCGTCCACACGCCCGCGGCCGCGCGCGTGTCCGGGTTCGTCTGTgcgggctgcatgcgctgaggAGTCCGGAGGAGAGGACTCCATCCTGCCGCGGGCCGACTCTGCGAGTGCGCTTCACAGCCTTGTCTCCACTGGCCAGGCGGCTGCATCTCCCCGGGCAGTGTCGCACTTCACTTTCGCCTTAAGCCCCGGAAAAGGACCACAGCCGTCGCTAGAtcgcctcccttccttcctcgtgtACCCGGAGGCGCACACGACGTCCGACGTTTCCGAagccgccgcgccttctgtccAGGAAAACGTTGCTCGTGCCTCCCgtgtcgtctctccgcctcagACCCTCTCCAGCTGTCGTCTTGTCTAcgacgccgcctccgctcGCCCTCACACGAGTCGCCCCGCGCGTGGCCTCGGCACCTCGCCACAAACGCCGGAGGAGTCGCCGCTGCGACTGCCTGATTCCGGGAGGAGGctgcctgtttcttctcaggCTTGTGACGGCCCCGTGAAGATGGGAAATCCCGACGGCACCTCGGAAACAACTGACCAGGCGAACTGCGTCAACTGCGTCACCGGGAGAGGGCCAGGCGGGGTCACCTCGACGCCGCAAACCGCTCAGGGGCAGTTTGTCTCGCCGGCACCCCCTCCGTCTCCGGAGCAAGTCGAGCGCTTTCCATTGGATGCCGAAGTGACCCCAAAATACCCTCAGCTCGGCCTCGTTTCCGGGCCACACCCGGGGATGATTGGATCGGGGTGGCAGCAACGGCGACGGGTatcgagaaagaaggaggggAGCCAAAAACCCGCGACCCGGGGGATGTCTcaggcgagagcgacaacTCCGATACAGATGGTGGACAAGTCTGGGAACGACGACAGCGATCAAAAGGGTGCCCGGGACGTGCCTTCCCACGGACCAGCTTCTAGCCATGACGCAGCG gCGCTCCCCTCCACACTCGGAGTTTCTTGTCCGTTCGAGGTACCCCTGGCAGAGGTCTTCATGCAGGGTGTGATCGGGAAGGGGGCGACTTCGTCGGTCTACCGTGCGGAGTGGCGAGGCAGCCCGGTAGCCTGCAAAATTGTCTCGCTCCCTGTGGGGGGCTCTGCAGCCTCAAGGGCGCCTCAAATCCGCCAAGTCATTCAAGACTTCCGCCAGGAGCTGGGGGTCATGTCTCGGTTGAAGCATCGAAATCTCGTGGGACTAAAGGGTGCAGGGACGCGAAATCCCCCGCTGTTCATGCTGACGGAGCTCTGTGCTGGGGGATCTCTGTTTGACCTCCTTCACAAAGGTGTGAAAAAGGTGAATCCCGCAGAAGAAGCCACGGCGGAAGAGGGGACACCCTCCTCAACAGGAACACAGCCGGCGTCATCTCTGCAAGACCCCAAGGACGAGCCTTACCGCGCCGCAGTTGCTTCGATGCTGGAGTGTCTCACATCACAAGCGTCGCCGGGGGCAAATGAGCATGCCGCTCCATCTGAGGACGCGGGGGGAGGCTTTTGGGCTTTCTTGGGGAGGCTGGCGCCTTTTGCtgcaaagaaggaaaccagCCCAGCGCAACGGCCGTTCCGGGCTCCAGGAGCTTCGACTGCTCCTTCGTCACACGGCACTGAAGACAttttgttttctcgcggCTCAGCGGTGCCTCTGAGCTGGAAGCTGCGCGCTCAAATTGCGCTAGACCTTGCAGAGGGGTGCCGGTATCTGCACAGTGTGAATCTCGTCCACAGAGACATCAAAAGCCTCAATGTGCTTCTGACCGAGGCAAATGTGGACGGGGTCAATGCGGATGAGAAACCGCTCGCTAAACTGGCCGATTTCGGCTGCACTGTGCTGACGCCTGGAGGCCTGGGCGCCGTGGGAGGGACGACGGGAGGACCGAGCGTCCCTGCCGCTGGATGGGCTG GTACGGTTCTGTGGATGGCGCCGGAGGTCCTGGCCAAGCAGGGATGCACCGACAAGTCGGATGTGTACTCTTTCGCCATCGTGCTCTACGAGCTCCTGTCAAATCGCATTCCTTTCCAGGAGCTCCAAGGCACGCCAGCCTACGAAAGGCTTCCTGAGCTCATTCCCTGTGGTCTGAGGCCGAACATCAGTTCGAATGCATTACCCCGAGATTTGCCTCAGGGCCTCAG AAACCTGATGGAGTCTTGTTGGCGCAAAGACCCCGCGAACCGCCCGCCCTTCACGCATATTGTCAAAGCGCTGGAAATCATAATCGAAGAGCTCTAA